In one Geoglobus acetivorans genomic region, the following are encoded:
- the cbiB gene encoding adenosylcobinamide-phosphate synthase CbiB, whose protein sequence is MFELLLAMVFELVRAEPPEKIHPTVWFGRIVGFLDNVLPGSVLSGLIPPVLTVSAAILLAGTAQFIQEPFRTLFSAYLLYSSISVRSMVEHALACIQDGRPKAGMVGRIVSRDVYSLEDWQLNSAVIESVAENFVDGVLAPLLYYSVFGVYGALVYRAVNTCDAMLGYRKGKYERFGKISARFDDILNFVPSRLSLLLFTVLSRKSLLCGLKFNPKLNGHAIPAMAGLLGVKLEKPGSYSINCGKEPDANDVVRAVHYFKVLSGMTVILALISEMLV, encoded by the coding sequence GTGTTCGAGCTACTCCTTGCAATGGTCTTCGAGCTGGTGAGGGCTGAACCACCGGAAAAGATCCACCCCACAGTATGGTTCGGCAGGATTGTTGGGTTTCTTGATAATGTCCTCCCGGGCAGCGTTCTATCTGGCTTAATTCCTCCTGTTTTAACAGTATCTGCAGCAATCCTGCTTGCGGGGACTGCTCAGTTCATTCAGGAACCATTCAGAACTTTGTTTTCTGCATATCTGCTTTATTCCTCTATTTCTGTGAGAAGCATGGTTGAGCATGCACTGGCATGCATTCAGGACGGGAGGCCGAAGGCCGGTATGGTTGGGAGAATCGTAAGCAGGGATGTTTACAGCCTTGAAGACTGGCAGCTCAACTCAGCAGTTATTGAAAGCGTGGCTGAAAATTTTGTTGATGGGGTTCTCGCTCCTCTGCTCTACTATTCTGTTTTTGGGGTTTATGGGGCGCTTGTTTACCGGGCAGTGAATACCTGCGATGCCATGCTCGGATACAGGAAAGGAAAATATGAGCGTTTCGGCAAAATATCTGCGAGATTTGATGACATTCTGAACTTCGTTCCTTCAAGGCTCTCACTTCTGCTCTTCACGGTTCTCAGCAGAAAGTCTCTTCTGTGCGGGCTTAAATTCAACCCCAAGCTTAATGGGCATGCCATTCCGGCTATGGCGGGGTTACTGGGGGTTAAGCTTGAGAAGCCCGGGTCGTATTCAATAAACTGTGGGAAGGAGCCCGATGCGAATGATGTGGTTAGGGCGGTACATTACTTCAAAGTACTGTCAGGAATGACAGTGATATTAGCATTGATATCAGAGATGCTGGTATGA
- a CDS encoding SLC13 family permease — protein sequence MSDADKIVKKIEEDFEEGGIADVLIPDEDRHEYTKRQRYSLILGAILFIAIVLMPVPSTFLKSAVKNSEISDNVLLEIENAGYASLENGKIVKIHDLHGLLNLIKEKDGKLYDSIVKKGRDMQIVLALALLMAVWWMGESIPLPATALLPLVILPLFNVSKITSVAPSYASKVIFLFMGGFFIASAMMKWGLHKRLALLIINAIGTSPRLVILGFMVATAFLSMWISNTATTMMMMPIALSIIIHVATIGEDMKKRGEFKNVNFTPGNFRFGTALMLGVAYAASIGGVATIIGTPPNAIFVGTFSKMFPNAPEISFTDWLAIGIPISWVFLFITWATLVFLLLPPEISEIPGGRRVVREELAKLGNWSRGEKIVLAVFAITALAWINSKPKVIGGVTIPGIKTYLPFVDDYVIAMIAAIALFLIPVDFRKGEFALDWDHAKEIPWGILLLFGGGIALSSAFTKSGLANWIAEQLLFLKGIHPLIIMLAITTLVIFLTEMTSNTAIATLMMPVMAGFAIAMGVDPRFFMIPAAIAASFAFMLPVATPPNAIVYGTGYVKVPQMARTGFLLNIIGIVFVSLLSYFILQFAFGINPAAMPAWVP from the coding sequence TTGAGCGATGCTGATAAAATCGTGAAGAAAATTGAAGAGGACTTCGAGGAGGGAGGCATTGCTGATGTCCTGATCCCCGACGAAGACAGGCACGAATACACCAAAAGACAGAGGTACTCACTGATTCTCGGCGCAATACTCTTCATAGCCATCGTCCTCATGCCGGTACCATCAACGTTCCTGAAGAGTGCTGTCAAGAATTCGGAAATCAGCGATAACGTTCTTTTGGAAATTGAAAATGCCGGTTACGCCTCACTGGAAAACGGAAAGATCGTGAAAATCCACGACCTCCATGGGCTGCTGAATCTGATAAAGGAAAAGGACGGAAAGCTGTACGATTCGATCGTCAAGAAGGGCAGGGACATGCAGATTGTGCTTGCACTGGCACTGCTGATGGCAGTATGGTGGATGGGCGAGTCAATACCACTGCCCGCAACCGCATTGCTCCCGCTTGTGATTCTGCCGCTTTTCAACGTTAGCAAAATAACCAGCGTGGCTCCAAGCTATGCCAGCAAGGTGATATTCCTGTTTATGGGTGGGTTCTTTATAGCATCGGCAATGATGAAATGGGGCCTGCACAAAAGGCTCGCACTACTGATAATCAACGCAATCGGCACAAGCCCGAGACTCGTTATCCTCGGGTTCATGGTCGCCACTGCCTTCCTGAGCATGTGGATTTCGAACACGGCAACGACCATGATGATGATGCCCATAGCGCTTTCAATAATCATACATGTCGCCACAATTGGGGAAGACATGAAGAAAAGAGGAGAATTCAAAAATGTGAATTTCACCCCGGGCAATTTCAGATTTGGTACAGCACTCATGCTCGGTGTTGCTTACGCTGCATCAATTGGCGGTGTGGCAACCATCATAGGCACACCACCAAACGCCATTTTCGTGGGAACATTCTCAAAAATGTTTCCCAATGCACCGGAAATATCCTTCACAGACTGGCTGGCAATAGGTATTCCGATCTCATGGGTATTTCTGTTCATAACGTGGGCAACACTGGTCTTCCTGCTACTTCCACCGGAGATATCTGAAATCCCTGGAGGACGCAGGGTTGTGAGAGAGGAACTGGCAAAACTCGGAAACTGGAGCAGGGGAGAAAAGATTGTACTGGCGGTTTTTGCCATAACCGCCCTTGCCTGGATTAACAGCAAGCCGAAGGTTATTGGAGGAGTGACCATACCGGGAATCAAAACGTACCTGCCGTTTGTCGACGATTACGTAATCGCGATGATTGCAGCCATAGCCCTGTTCCTCATTCCTGTCGATTTCAGAAAAGGAGAATTCGCACTCGACTGGGATCATGCAAAAGAGATTCCCTGGGGAATCCTGCTTCTCTTTGGCGGTGGAATTGCTCTCAGCTCAGCATTTACTAAAAGTGGGCTGGCCAACTGGATTGCCGAACAGCTGCTCTTCCTTAAGGGAATTCATCCACTGATAATCATGCTGGCGATCACCACGCTGGTCATTTTCCTAACAGAGATGACATCAAATACTGCAATAGCCACACTCATGATGCCCGTGATGGCAGGATTCGCAATTGCGATGGGCGTCGATCCCAGATTCTTCATGATTCCTGCAGCGATAGCGGCAAGCTTTGCATTCATGCTGCCGGTTGCAACACCACCCAATGCCATCGTTTACGGGACAGGCTATGTGAAAGTACCACAGATGGCAAGAACAGGGTTCCTTCTGAACATCATAGGCATAGTATTTGTTTCGCTGCTGAGCTACTTCATACTTCAGTTCGCCTTTGGCATAAACCCAGCAGCAATGCCGGCGTGGGTACCATAA
- a CDS encoding NAD(P)-dependent malic enzyme, whose amino-acid sequence MGDTGEMYRKAIEIHRKFHGKIETMIKIPFRGLEDFNYLYTPGVAKACEEIEANPDEAYELTWKSNSVAIVTDGSRTLGLGDIGSLASLPVMEGKALIFKLFGGVDAIPLPINEHDAGRFIEIVEKISPSFGGINLEDIESPKCFYILEKLKNRLDIPVWHDDQQGTATATLAGLFGALDVVGKKLEEVKIAVIGVGAANSATIRLLLRSGVPGENIVAVDSKGTIYDGREDLDAGNYKKWIAEKTNLNRVRGGIMEAMKNADVVIAASKPGPGVIKKEWIGLMNEDAIIFAEANPVPEILPEDAIEGGARIVGTGRGDYPNQINNSLVFPGVFRGVLTVRAREITDDMAIEAAKALYEHARPNLCEDYVIPRMDELEIHEKVAFRVARKAVKDGLARKEMNDSEIRNEIDRILKITEEKVRIISDFLSSL is encoded by the coding sequence ATGGGAGATACTGGCGAGATGTATAGAAAGGCAATTGAGATCCACAGGAAGTTTCACGGTAAAATCGAAACCATGATCAAGATACCCTTCAGAGGACTTGAGGATTTCAACTATCTCTACACCCCTGGAGTTGCGAAGGCCTGTGAAGAGATTGAAGCCAATCCGGATGAGGCCTATGAATTAACCTGGAAATCAAACAGCGTTGCAATTGTTACAGATGGCTCGAGAACCCTGGGCCTCGGTGATATCGGCAGTCTGGCTTCTTTACCTGTAATGGAAGGTAAGGCACTTATCTTCAAGCTTTTTGGCGGTGTCGATGCAATACCACTGCCAATCAACGAGCATGATGCGGGCAGGTTTATTGAAATCGTTGAAAAAATCTCTCCGTCTTTTGGAGGGATAAATCTTGAGGACATCGAAAGTCCCAAGTGCTTTTACATTCTTGAAAAGCTGAAAAACAGGCTCGATATTCCTGTATGGCACGATGATCAGCAGGGGACGGCAACGGCTACACTGGCGGGGTTGTTTGGTGCTCTGGATGTTGTGGGGAAAAAGCTCGAAGAGGTGAAAATTGCGGTTATAGGTGTCGGAGCGGCAAATTCGGCAACAATTCGGCTGCTGCTCAGGTCGGGAGTTCCGGGAGAAAACATTGTTGCGGTCGATTCAAAGGGAACGATTTACGATGGGCGAGAAGACCTCGATGCGGGGAATTACAAAAAGTGGATTGCCGAAAAGACGAATCTGAATAGGGTCAGAGGGGGTATAATGGAGGCTATGAAAAATGCAGATGTCGTCATTGCGGCAAGCAAACCTGGCCCCGGGGTTATTAAGAAAGAATGGATAGGGCTCATGAACGAAGATGCAATTATATTCGCCGAAGCAAATCCCGTACCTGAAATTTTGCCCGAAGATGCAATAGAGGGTGGTGCCAGGATTGTAGGAACCGGAAGGGGTGATTATCCCAATCAGATTAACAACAGTCTGGTCTTTCCTGGTGTTTTCAGAGGGGTTCTTACCGTGAGGGCCAGAGAAATAACTGACGACATGGCGATAGAAGCCGCAAAAGCTCTTTATGAGCATGCAAGGCCCAATCTGTGTGAGGATTATGTAATTCCGAGAATGGATGAACTGGAAATACACGAAAAGGTGGCCTTTAGAGTTGCCAGAAAAGCGGTGAAAGACGGACTGGCGAGAAAAGAGATGAACGATTCGGAGATCAGAAACGAGATAGACAGGATTCTGAAAATCACGGAAGAAAAAGTAAGGATAATTTCTGACTTTCTCAGCAGTTTATAG
- the katG gene encoding catalase/peroxidase HPI, which produces MHEGKNTKPEDGEKVLFTPEKKKWSNVLNLRVLHQNCLRANPMGDDFDYAKEFEKLDFDEVKKDIKKVLTTSQDWWPADFRHYGPLFIRLAWHSAGTYRIIDGRGGANRGIIRLFPLRSWPDNINLDKAIRLLWPVKKKYGRRISWADLIILAGNVALESMGFKTLGFAGGREDVYEPQEDIYWGEEDEWLESQRFVEDDLEGALAATQMGLIYVNPEGPGGNPDPVEAAKHIRLAFRRMGMNDEETVALIAGGHTFGKCHGAAPQSYLGPEPDAAPVEQQGLGWKNSYRSGKGPDTITSGLELTWTQNPTKWTTLFLKNLFEYDYELIKGPGGAYQWIARDAEENIPDAHDSEKKHRPMMLTTDLALKFDPVYSKIARRFLENPEEFQRAFARAWFKLTHRDLGPPSRYLGPEVPEEQFVWQEPTPKADHELVSDEDVRSLKRWVLESGLSVSDLIYVAWSAASTFRGSDFKGGANGARIRLEPQKSWEVNMPERLEKVLGILREIQRKFNESQSGDKRVSLADLIVLAGCAAVEEAAGRAGFDVSVPFTPGRVDVSLEQTDVTFWKMVEPVADGFRNYFRREKCPYSPEEMLVDKAQLLTLTAAEMTVLVGGLRVLNANYGGTDYGVLSDKPETLTNDFFVNLLDMGIEWRPVSDDRYLFEGYDRKNGGLKWRATRVDLIFGANSQLRAISEIYAADDGKERFVTDFVRVWVRVMNLDRFDLNRVPS; this is translated from the coding sequence ATGCATGAAGGAAAAAATACGAAACCGGAAGATGGGGAGAAGGTGCTGTTCACACCGGAAAAGAAAAAGTGGTCCAATGTTCTGAATCTGAGAGTTTTGCACCAGAACTGCCTGAGAGCAAACCCTATGGGAGATGATTTTGACTACGCAAAGGAGTTTGAGAAGCTCGACTTTGACGAGGTGAAGAAAGATATAAAGAAAGTTCTCACGACCTCTCAGGACTGGTGGCCTGCAGATTTCAGGCACTACGGGCCTCTTTTCATAAGGCTCGCCTGGCACAGCGCCGGAACATACAGAATCATTGACGGCAGAGGTGGAGCCAACAGAGGGATAATAAGGCTCTTCCCCCTGAGGAGCTGGCCAGATAACATAAACCTCGACAAGGCGATAAGGCTGCTGTGGCCGGTTAAGAAGAAGTACGGCAGGAGGATTTCCTGGGCGGATCTGATAATACTGGCCGGAAACGTGGCTCTCGAGTCAATGGGGTTCAAAACCCTTGGTTTTGCAGGTGGGAGAGAGGATGTCTATGAGCCTCAGGAGGACATTTACTGGGGTGAAGAGGATGAATGGCTTGAGTCTCAGAGGTTTGTCGAAGACGACCTGGAAGGGGCTTTGGCCGCCACCCAGATGGGTCTGATATACGTCAACCCGGAAGGGCCCGGAGGAAACCCCGATCCGGTAGAGGCTGCAAAGCACATAAGACTGGCTTTCCGCAGAATGGGGATGAACGACGAGGAAACGGTTGCGCTGATAGCTGGTGGCCACACATTCGGCAAGTGCCATGGGGCAGCTCCCCAGAGCTATCTCGGGCCGGAACCAGATGCTGCACCTGTAGAGCAGCAGGGACTGGGGTGGAAGAACAGCTATAGATCGGGCAAGGGACCCGACACGATTACGAGCGGATTGGAGCTTACATGGACTCAGAACCCGACGAAGTGGACGACCCTCTTTCTCAAAAACCTGTTTGAGTACGACTATGAGCTTATAAAGGGGCCGGGAGGAGCTTACCAGTGGATTGCAAGGGATGCAGAGGAAAACATTCCCGACGCTCATGATTCGGAGAAAAAGCACAGGCCAATGATGCTCACAACCGATCTTGCTCTAAAGTTCGATCCCGTTTACTCGAAAATAGCGAGGAGGTTTCTGGAGAATCCAGAGGAGTTCCAGAGGGCTTTTGCGAGGGCATGGTTCAAGCTGACGCATCGTGATCTCGGACCGCCGAGCAGGTATCTTGGCCCGGAAGTGCCAGAAGAGCAGTTCGTCTGGCAGGAGCCCACGCCGAAAGCAGACCACGAGCTTGTCAGTGATGAGGATGTCAGAAGCCTTAAGAGATGGGTGCTGGAGTCCGGGCTGTCAGTCTCGGACCTCATCTACGTTGCTTGGTCGGCAGCCTCCACGTTCAGGGGAAGCGACTTCAAGGGCGGAGCAAACGGAGCGAGAATCAGACTTGAGCCACAGAAAAGCTGGGAGGTCAATATGCCTGAAAGGCTCGAAAAAGTGCTGGGAATCCTCAGGGAGATACAGAGGAAGTTCAACGAGAGCCAGAGTGGAGATAAAAGGGTCTCTCTTGCCGACCTGATAGTCCTGGCTGGCTGTGCTGCAGTTGAGGAGGCTGCAGGAAGGGCCGGATTTGATGTTTCTGTTCCATTCACTCCGGGAAGGGTGGATGTTTCACTGGAGCAGACGGATGTGACGTTCTGGAAAATGGTTGAGCCAGTTGCAGACGGTTTCAGAAACTACTTCAGGAGAGAAAAGTGTCCCTACTCTCCCGAGGAGATGCTGGTTGACAAGGCCCAGCTTCTAACTCTTACTGCTGCCGAAATGACGGTTCTGGTTGGAGGGCTGAGGGTTCTGAACGCAAACTACGGCGGAACAGACTACGGTGTGCTGAGCGATAAACCCGAAACACTGACAAACGACTTCTTCGTCAATCTGCTCGACATGGGCATTGAGTGGAGGCCAGTCTCTGATGACAGATATCTCTTCGAGGGATATGACCGGAAAAACGGAGGACTGAAGTGGAGGGCGACGAGGGTCGATCTGATCTTCGGCGCGAACAGCCAGCTCAGGGCAATTTCCGAGATCTACGCTGCTGACGATGGAAAAGAGAGGTTCGTCACAGACTTCGTCAGGGTGTGGGTCAGGGTCATGAACCTCGACAGGTTCGACCTGAATAGGGTACCATCGTAG
- a CDS encoding DUF401 family protein has product MDVVVALFVSIIIILALIKFEISLAVLTGAIFLALSTNPESIEIALTDIFTWKLVAIVILAHSIGYAMEITGMLDKITESVFSISGKFSVAIIPMLIGLLPMPGGALVSAVMIKDLVQKLKIGAEKAVFINYWFRHVWVTFWPLYPNIVIAMGILSANYLQIASSTFPILISMIAAGAVFMRIKSNAVKSKANFENLKYMYPVLLIVIFAVLTGDLLAALLISFFSIVLANKAFSKVGHMLGKAFDWKIIVLVIGVMIYKSAIQVSGASQSFYSEVLSFSNPYVASFALTFLIGFATGIELSYTSVALPLLTSFTGVGEIIRSHVLLVFLGGIMGVILSPMHLCLVLTAQYFKADLYRVYRYLIPASLISMLISLSFLTVL; this is encoded by the coding sequence ATGGATGTCGTCGTGGCCCTCTTTGTTTCCATAATCATAATCCTTGCCCTCATAAAATTCGAGATATCTCTTGCCGTCCTCACCGGAGCGATATTTCTTGCACTGTCCACCAATCCAGAAAGCATTGAAATAGCTCTCACGGACATTTTCACCTGGAAACTCGTTGCAATAGTCATTCTGGCCCATTCCATAGGGTACGCAATGGAGATCACAGGAATGCTCGACAAAATAACAGAATCTGTTTTCTCCATTTCCGGGAAATTTAGCGTTGCTATAATCCCCATGCTCATCGGTCTGCTCCCCATGCCAGGAGGAGCGCTCGTCTCCGCAGTCATGATAAAAGACCTTGTCCAGAAGCTGAAGATAGGGGCAGAAAAGGCAGTCTTCATAAACTACTGGTTCAGACACGTATGGGTTACATTCTGGCCCCTCTATCCGAACATAGTGATTGCAATGGGAATTCTATCAGCAAACTACCTGCAAATAGCCAGCTCAACATTTCCGATTCTGATTTCTATGATCGCTGCAGGAGCGGTTTTTATGCGCATTAAAAGCAATGCGGTGAAAAGCAAGGCTAACTTTGAAAATCTGAAATACATGTACCCTGTCCTCCTCATCGTGATTTTTGCAGTTCTCACTGGAGATTTGCTCGCGGCCCTTCTGATTTCATTTTTCAGCATCGTTCTGGCAAATAAGGCATTCTCAAAAGTGGGACACATGCTTGGAAAAGCGTTCGACTGGAAAATAATTGTCCTGGTGATAGGGGTCATGATCTACAAGAGTGCAATTCAGGTCAGCGGGGCATCACAGTCGTTTTACAGCGAAGTTCTGAGTTTTTCAAACCCATACGTGGCAAGCTTTGCCCTGACATTTTTAATCGGATTTGCAACGGGAATCGAACTTAGCTACACGAGCGTTGCATTGCCTCTGCTGACATCATTCACCGGAGTGGGTGAAATAATCAGGAGCCATGTGCTTCTCGTATTTCTCGGAGGGATTATGGGTGTCATACTTTCCCCCATGCATCTCTGCCTCGTGCTTACAGCCCAGTATTTCAAAGCCGACCTTTACAGGGTTTACAGGTACCTCATACCAGCATCTCTGATATCAATGCTAATATCACTGTCATTCCTGACAGTACTTTGA
- a CDS encoding ribbon-helix-helix protein, CopG family yields MVHRTSVSLDSKTLEKINELIRKTGKSVSEIVREAINLYHATEFSPGFTENALKTYIDFLSEGEHVIVDLEHWCAIWDELNEKADDRFWELIVKSGIEHGIQYYNKGLRDVKSILDYMEPGNFFRYKEDSDGSYTLILSCPSEMKFIRVFLENILKAQNIDAEIRESIGKLRIVLK; encoded by the coding sequence ATGGTACACAGGACCTCCGTAAGCCTTGATTCCAAGACTCTGGAAAAGATAAACGAACTCATCAGAAAGACAGGGAAATCTGTAAGCGAGATAGTCAGGGAGGCCATAAACCTGTACCATGCCACTGAATTCTCTCCAGGATTTACTGAAAATGCCCTGAAAACATACATAGATTTCCTTTCCGAAGGTGAACACGTTATAGTCGACCTTGAACACTGGTGCGCAATCTGGGACGAACTCAATGAGAAAGCAGATGACAGGTTCTGGGAACTGATAGTGAAATCAGGGATAGAGCATGGAATCCAGTATTACAACAAGGGTCTGAGAGATGTCAAAAGCATTCTTGATTACATGGAACCCGGAAACTTTTTCAGATACAAGGAAGATTCGGACGGGAGTTACACGCTGATACTGTCCTGTCCTTCCGAGATGAAGTTTATCCGGGTATTCCTTGAAAACATCCTGAAAGCTCAGAATATTGATGCCGAAATAAGAGAGAGCATAGGAAAGCTCAGAATCGTTCTAAAATGA
- a CDS encoding protease complex subunit PrcB family protein, with translation MNRYVYMLAVLLISIVALGCAQSENRVSFERIAEGIYAPFPEKAYFVIRNDTEYLEFWNKTGMIIKNPDFEKYSYLALFMGERPTGGYMIAVKEIVKEGDKVKVYIELAEPSETCFVTQEITRPFLILRVEKIEGDVVFVEETKTINC, from the coding sequence ATGAATCGTTACGTTTACATGCTCGCAGTCCTACTCATTTCGATTGTCGCACTGGGATGTGCTCAATCAGAGAACAGGGTGAGTTTCGAAAGGATAGCCGAGGGGATTTATGCACCTTTCCCCGAGAAAGCCTACTTCGTGATAAGAAACGATACAGAATATCTGGAATTCTGGAACAAGACCGGCATGATTATAAAAAACCCCGATTTTGAGAAGTACAGCTATCTGGCTCTTTTCATGGGAGAACGGCCAACAGGAGGATACATGATTGCAGTTAAGGAAATTGTAAAAGAAGGTGACAAAGTCAAGGTTTATATTGAGCTTGCTGAACCATCTGAAACCTGCTTCGTAACTCAGGAAATAACAAGGCCATTTCTGATTTTGAGGGTAGAGAAAATAGAAGGAGATGTCGTTTTCGTTGAAGAAACAAAAACTATAAACTGCTGA
- a CDS encoding DUF2070 family protein, giving the protein MIDEKLLEKFYSKIFSVPKKRVSIAIGVTSIILASYLNGISGKSFFVMRYFFIGLALIILLLIFGKLLESGFNSRRTFFLALFFLILIEIADIIAIHLTNPDYIIISPSVVAFILTIALYFTSKKFSYSAPLIILLVLYPVDYIFSFSAPHRTLAYTISTIAGIFFGHLFIRYLGRDEELKIPELLRSFVLYWLKGLPEIFETALKKFSRIHTGRVHLIKVGKWSIIAPEFHPGPFRDIGGAKLVNEALKYHSMFLHAVSTHSTNPVSREEVERIVNVAGDYEETSFMKPYSVSGKNFMLKVYPAEDFTLLIIHGKERIDDIPQEIRLMAENFFKNPVVIDAHNAYMSRYQITPEDLTEIYFLMEEASKKPKEKCNELKVYYSSEDYENERICGKLALLVMSFDGELHGILMIDSNNMEKTLRDYLADVGREYGIELDIITTDNHSKTGISPKIGYMPANMEDAEIIESFLKKALENMDLKDAGVLYSSEDVQIRTMGEEFFKKMDFAFRKYGESGLYLFGVFSALNYIISFILAGIIL; this is encoded by the coding sequence ATGATTGATGAAAAACTTCTGGAAAAATTCTATTCCAAAATTTTTTCTGTCCCGAAAAAGAGAGTGAGCATAGCAATAGGGGTTACGAGCATAATCCTTGCATCATATCTCAACGGAATATCCGGAAAATCGTTTTTTGTCATGAGGTATTTCTTCATAGGGCTGGCCCTGATAATTCTTCTGCTCATTTTCGGAAAACTCCTTGAGTCCGGGTTCAACAGCAGGAGAACGTTTTTTCTTGCATTATTTTTCCTGATTCTCATAGAAATTGCAGACATAATTGCAATACACCTCACGAATCCGGATTACATCATCATTTCTCCATCGGTTGTAGCATTCATCCTGACGATAGCCTTATACTTCACATCAAAAAAATTCAGCTATTCCGCACCACTGATCATCCTTCTCGTCCTGTATCCGGTGGATTACATCTTTTCGTTCAGCGCTCCACACAGAACCCTCGCATACACAATCTCGACAATAGCAGGAATCTTTTTCGGACACCTGTTCATAAGGTACCTCGGCAGAGATGAAGAGCTGAAAATCCCAGAACTTTTAAGGAGCTTCGTCCTCTACTGGCTGAAAGGTTTGCCTGAAATCTTTGAAACCGCTCTCAAAAAATTCTCCAGGATACATACTGGCAGAGTGCATTTAATCAAAGTCGGAAAATGGAGCATAATAGCCCCGGAATTTCATCCGGGACCTTTCAGAGATATCGGCGGAGCCAAACTCGTCAACGAGGCGCTGAAGTACCATTCCATGTTCCTCCATGCAGTATCCACTCATTCAACGAATCCGGTAAGCAGAGAAGAGGTCGAGAGAATAGTCAATGTCGCTGGAGATTATGAGGAGACCTCGTTTATGAAACCTTACTCGGTTTCCGGTAAAAATTTCATGCTGAAAGTTTATCCGGCCGAGGACTTCACCCTGTTGATAATCCATGGGAAGGAGAGAATAGACGACATTCCCCAGGAAATCAGGCTCATGGCTGAAAATTTTTTCAAAAATCCTGTTGTAATTGATGCTCACAACGCATACATGAGCAGATACCAGATAACTCCTGAAGACCTGACTGAAATATACTTTCTGATGGAAGAGGCGAGTAAAAAACCTAAGGAAAAATGTAATGAGTTAAAAGTTTATTACAGCTCAGAAGACTACGAGAACGAAAGAATCTGCGGGAAGCTTGCCCTCCTCGTTATGTCATTTGACGGTGAGCTTCATGGCATCCTGATGATAGATTCAAACAACATGGAAAAGACCCTCAGAGACTACCTCGCCGACGTTGGCAGGGAATACGGTATAGAACTGGATATAATAACCACGGACAATCACTCAAAAACCGGAATTTCGCCAAAAATAGGATACATGCCAGCAAATATGGAAGATGCCGAAATAATCGAATCATTTCTGAAAAAGGCTTTGGAAAACATGGACCTCAAAGATGCAGGAGTTCTGTACTCCTCTGAAGATGTGCAGATAAGAACAATGGGTGAGGAATTCTTCAAGAAGATGGATTTCGCATTCAGAAAGTATGGTGAAAGTGGACTTTACCTGTTCGGTGTGTTCTCTGCTCTGAATTACATAATATCCTTTATTCTCGCAGGCATAATATTGTGA
- a CDS encoding formylmethanofuran--tetrahydromethanopterin N-formyltransferase → MGLELNGVPVEDTYCEAFDGIYSRILITAKQKWLLKKAAYNSTALPSTVFGESEGGVEKFVSPEETPDGRIGAIAQIWVAKSKNFESILTREMSKRIRQGILVVPTTRVFNATDSDTHFDAELNIGRCGDGYEWEEEMWGRKVIRVPIMFGEFIIERYIGYAEGVAGGNVWFFCDSEESALEAGEAAVEALKNMDNVITSFDICSAGSKPETKYPEIGPTTNHYYCPTLKNKISDSMVPDGVKSIPEIVINGTTLEDVKKAMYVCMEVVSRIDGVLRISAGNYGGKLGQHKIYLRDIIEQYG, encoded by the coding sequence ATGGGACTGGAACTGAATGGTGTGCCTGTAGAGGATACGTACTGCGAGGCGTTTGATGGAATCTATTCCAGAATTTTGATAACCGCAAAGCAGAAGTGGTTGCTGAAAAAAGCCGCATACAACTCAACAGCACTGCCTTCAACGGTTTTTGGCGAATCAGAGGGTGGGGTAGAAAAATTCGTCTCGCCTGAAGAGACTCCTGATGGAAGAATCGGAGCGATTGCCCAGATATGGGTGGCCAAGAGCAAGAATTTCGAAAGCATCCTTACAAGGGAGATGAGCAAGAGAATAAGGCAGGGAATTCTTGTCGTTCCCACGACGAGGGTTTTCAACGCAACTGATAGCGATACTCACTTCGATGCAGAGTTGAACATCGGCAGATGTGGGGATGGCTACGAGTGGGAAGAGGAGATGTGGGGCAGGAAGGTCATCAGAGTCCCGATAATGTTTGGCGAGTTCATAATCGAGAGATACATAGGCTATGCCGAGGGTGTTGCTGGCGGTAACGTGTGGTTCTTCTGCGACAGTGAGGAATCCGCTCTCGAAGCGGGAGAGGCTGCTGTTGAGGCTTTAAAGAATATGGATAACGTGATAACATCCTTCGACATCTGTTCTGCTGGCTCAAAGCCTGAAACAAAGTATCCCGAAATTGGTCCAACAACGAATCACTATTACTGTCCCACGCTCAAAAACAAGATTTCCGACTCCATGGTTCCCGACGGGGTTAAGAGCATACCCGAGATCGTGATAAACGGCACAACCCTCGAGGATGTTAAAAAAGCCATGTATGTCTGCATGGAGGTCGTAAGCAGGATCGACGGCGTCCTCAGGATATCCGCCGGAAATTACGGTGGAAAGCTGGGGCAGCACAAGATTTATTTGAGAGACATCATTGAGCAGTACGGATGA